A single genomic interval of Spinacia oleracea cultivar Varoflay chromosome 6, BTI_SOV_V1, whole genome shotgun sequence harbors:
- the LOC130463310 gene encoding uncharacterized protein: protein MCSKGDFPSVYLMLQAFKIFSDSTGLLANKQKSTIYYYGMSESDSTRVVNVSGFTRSNLPFKYLGVPICAKRISATQCDVLVDRMISRIKVWSSRNFSYTARMQLINSVLLTLHISCCDKKYGGLGFRDVFNWNTASMGKCVWAIASQQDNVWIKWVNAVYVKDGDWIGKGYALQKRCSNWCTLRQKKIIGAKPLIHWDSMVWNRMNIPKHIFICWLAVQGRLQTTAKLARIGVCASATCLLCGQFDEDHAHLFFDCPYSKRCIMALNDWLSISSISCNLHQLLRVTGHSRLTKFRKQVVLQS, encoded by the exons ATGTGTAGTAAAGGTGATTTTCCCTCTGTGTATCTTATGCTTCAAGCTTTTAAGATCTTCTCTGATTCAACTGGTCTGTTGGCTAATAAACAAAAATCTACTATCTACTACTATGGTATGTCTGAAAGTGACAGTACTAGAGTAGTGAATGTCTCTGGTTTCACTAGGAGCAATCTTCCTTTTAAGTACTTAGGAGTGCCTATTTGTGCTAAAAGAATCTCTGCAACTCAGTGTGATGTTTTGGTGGATAGAATGATCTCTAGAATCAAAGTCTGGAGTTCTAGGAATTTTTCATATACAGCTAGAATGCAACTCATAAATTCTGTCCTGCTTACCCTTCACAT TTCCTGTTGTGATAAGAAATATGGTGGTCTTGGTTTCAGAGATGTGTTCAATTGGAATACAGCTAGTATGGGAAAGTGTGTTTGGGCCATTGCCTCCCAGCAAGACAATGTATGGATTAAATGGGTAAAtgcagtttatgttaaagatgGGGACTGGATTGGAAAAGGATATGCGCTACAAAAGAGATGCTCAAACTGGTGTACACTCAGGCAGA AGAAGATTATTGGTGCAAAACCTCTGATTCATTGGGACAGTATGGTGTGGAATAGGATGAACATTCCCAAGCATATATTCATATGTTGGTTGGCTGTGCAGGGTAGGCTCCAAACCACTGCAAAATTGGCAAGAATAGGTGTTTGTGCTTCAGCAACCTGTTTATTATGTGGTCAGTTTGATGAGGATCATGCCCACTTATTTTTTGACTGTCCTTATAGTAAAAGGTGTATCATGGCTCTTAATGACTGGTTGAGTATCTCTTCTATCTCTTGTAACCTTCACCAACTTCTGAGAGTGACAGGACATAGTAGATTGACGAAATTCAGGAAGCAAGTGGTGTTGCAGTCTTAG